The Pseudomonas baetica genome includes a region encoding these proteins:
- the rapA gene encoding RNA polymerase-associated protein RapA has protein sequence MAQQYQPGQRWISDSEAELGLGTVLAQDGRLLTVLYPATGETRQYALRNAPLTRVRFSPGDSITHFEGWKMTVQQVDDVDGLMVYHGLNAQNEAVTLPETQLSNFIQFRLASDRLFAGQIDPLAWFSLRYNTLEHTSRQLQSSLWGLGGVRAQPIAHQLHIAREVADRIAPRVLLADEVGLGKTIEAGLVIHRQLLSGRANRVLILVPENLQHQWLVEMRRRFNMQVALFDEERFIESDAANPFEDTQLALVALEWLVDDEKAQDALFAAGWDLLVVDEAHHLVWHEEKASPEYSLVEQLAEVIPGVLLLTATPEQLGQDSHFARLRLLDPNRFHDLAAFRAESENYRPVAEAVQELLDKGRLSPQAHKTIHGFLGNEGEALLTAVNDGDTEASARLVRELLDRHGTGRVLFRNTRAAVQGFPERKLHPYPLPCPDEYLELPLGDHAELYPEVSFQAQPDASEEERWWKFDPRVEWLIDQLKMLKRTKVLVICAHAETAMDLEDALRVRSGIPATVFHEGMNILERDRAAAYFADEEFGAQVLICSEIGSEGRNFQFAHHLVLFDLPSHPDLLEQRIGRLDRIGQKHIIELHVPYLETSPQERLFQWYHEALNAFLNTCPTGNALQHQFGPRLLPLLEEADDSEWQALIDEARTERERLEEELHTGRDRLLELNSGGSGEGDQLVEDILEQDDQFALPIYMETLFDAFGIDSEDHSENALILKPSEKMLDASFPLGDDEGVTITYDRNQALSREDMQFITWEHPMVQGGMDLVLSGSMGNTAVALIKNKALKPGTVLLELLYVSEVVAPRSLQLGRYLPPAALRCLLDANGNDLSARVSFETLNDQLESVPRASANKFIQAQRDQLTPRINAGEDKIAPRHAERVAEARRRLAADTDEELARLTALQAVNPTVRDSELVALREQREQGLAMLDKAALRLEAIRVLVAG, from the coding sequence ATGGCGCAGCAGTATCAACCGGGGCAACGCTGGATCAGTGACAGCGAAGCAGAGCTTGGTTTAGGCACCGTTCTGGCACAGGACGGCCGCTTGTTGACCGTGCTTTACCCGGCCACTGGCGAGACCCGCCAGTACGCGCTACGGAATGCGCCCCTGACCCGCGTGCGATTCTCGCCGGGCGACAGCATCACTCACTTCGAAGGCTGGAAGATGACCGTCCAGCAAGTCGACGACGTCGACGGCCTGATGGTCTATCACGGCCTCAACGCGCAGAACGAAGCCGTCACCCTGCCAGAAACCCAGCTGTCGAACTTCATTCAGTTCCGTCTGGCCAGCGACCGTCTGTTCGCCGGGCAGATCGACCCGCTGGCGTGGTTCTCCCTGCGTTACAACACCCTCGAACACACCAGCCGCCAGTTGCAATCGTCGCTCTGGGGCCTGGGTGGTGTGCGTGCGCAACCGATCGCGCACCAGTTGCACATTGCCCGTGAGGTCGCTGACCGTATCGCGCCGCGGGTATTGCTGGCGGACGAAGTGGGCCTGGGTAAAACCATCGAAGCCGGCCTGGTGATCCATCGCCAACTGCTGTCAGGCCGCGCCAATCGTGTGCTGATCCTGGTGCCGGAAAACCTCCAGCACCAGTGGCTGGTGGAAATGCGCCGCCGCTTCAATATGCAGGTCGCGCTGTTCGACGAAGAACGTTTCATCGAAAGCGATGCCGCCAACCCGTTCGAAGACACTCAACTGGCGCTGGTTGCGCTGGAATGGCTGGTCGACGACGAGAAAGCCCAAGACGCATTGTTCGCTGCCGGTTGGGATCTGCTGGTGGTCGACGAAGCGCACCACTTGGTCTGGCACGAAGAAAAAGCCAGCCCCGAGTATTCGCTGGTCGAGCAATTGGCGGAAGTGATTCCCGGCGTGCTGCTGCTCACCGCCACCCCGGAACAACTCGGCCAGGACAGCCACTTCGCTCGTCTTCGCCTGCTCGATCCAAACCGCTTCCATGACCTGGCCGCGTTCCGCGCCGAGAGCGAAAACTATCGCCCGGTGGCCGAAGCCGTTCAGGAGTTGCTGGACAAAGGGCGCCTGTCGCCGCAAGCGCACAAGACCATTCACGGTTTCCTCGGCAACGAAGGCGAAGCCTTGCTGACTGCGGTCAACGATGGAGACACCGAAGCCAGCGCCCGCCTCGTGCGTGAACTGCTTGACCGCCACGGCACCGGCCGCGTGCTGTTCCGTAACACCCGCGCCGCCGTGCAGGGTTTCCCGGAGCGCAAACTGCACCCGTACCCGCTGCCGTGCCCGGACGAATATCTGGAACTGCCACTGGGCGATCACGCCGAGCTGTACCCGGAAGTCAGCTTCCAGGCCCAGCCGGACGCCAGCGAAGAAGAGCGCTGGTGGAAATTCGACCCGCGCGTTGAATGGCTGATCGATCAGCTGAAAATGCTCAAGCGCACCAAAGTGCTGGTGATCTGCGCCCACGCCGAAACCGCGATGGACCTGGAAGACGCCCTGCGCGTGCGTTCCGGCATCCCGGCCACGGTGTTCCATGAAGGCATGAACATCCTTGAGCGTGACCGCGCCGCCGCTTACTTCGCCGACGAAGAATTCGGCGCGCAAGTGCTGATCTGCTCGGAAATCGGCAGTGAAGGTCGCAACTTCCAGTTCGCGCATCACCTGGTGCTGTTCGATCTGCCGTCGCACCCGGACCTGCTTGAGCAGCGCATCGGGCGTCTCGACCGGATCGGCCAGAAGCACATTATCGAACTGCACGTGCCGTACCTGGAAACCAGCCCGCAGGAGCGCCTGTTCCAGTGGTACCACGAAGCGCTGAACGCGTTCCTCAACACCTGCCCGACCGGCAACGCCTTGCAGCATCAGTTCGGCCCGCGCCTGCTGCCGCTGCTCGAAGAAGCCGACGACAGCGAGTGGCAAGCGCTGATCGATGAAGCGCGCACCGAGCGCGAGCGACTGGAAGAAGAGCTGCACACCGGTCGCGACCGTCTGCTGGAACTCAACTCCGGCGGTTCGGGCGAAGGCGATCAGTTGGTCGAGGACATCCTTGAGCAAGACGATCAGTTCGCCCTGCCGATCTACATGGAAACCCTGTTCGACGCGTTCGGCATCGACAGCGAAGACCATTCGGAAAACGCCCTGATCCTCAAGCCGAGCGAAAAAATGCTCGACGCCAGCTTCCCGCTGGGCGACGACGAAGGCGTGACCATCACCTACGACCGCAACCAGGCGCTGTCGCGCGAAGACATGCAGTTCATCACCTGGGAACACCCGATGGTGCAGGGCGGCATGGATCTGGTGCTATCCGGTTCGATGGGCAACACCGCCGTCGCGCTGATCAAGAACAAGGCGCTGAAACCGGGCACCGTGTTGCTGGAACTGCTCTACGTCAGCGAGGTGGTTGCTCCACGTTCGCTGCAACTGGGCCGTTACCTGCCGCCGGCCGCGTTGCGCTGCCTGCTCGACGCCAACGGCAACGACCTGTCGGCCCGCGTCTCGTTCGAAACCTTGAACGATCAACTGGAAAGCGTGCCGCGTGCCAGCGCCAACAAGTTCATCCAGGCCCAGCGCGATCAGCTGACGCCACGGATCAACGCCGGTGAAGACAAGATCGCCCCGCGTCACGCCGAGCGCGTGGCCGAGGCCCGTCGCCGTCTGGCGGCCGACACCGATGAAGAACTGGCGCGCCTGACCGCACTGCAAGCGGTCAACCCGACCGTGCGTGACAGCGAACTGGTTGCCTTGCGTGAACAGCGTGAGCAAGGTCTGGCAATGCTGGACAAGGCCGCGCTGCGCCTGGAAGCGATTCGGGTGTTGGTGGCGGGCTAA